One stretch of Asterias rubens chromosome 8, eAstRub1.3, whole genome shotgun sequence DNA includes these proteins:
- the LOC117293247 gene encoding protein FRG1-like: protein MSEYNFVKGGKLKLKGTTSDRKSKKHKKKRKREEEKDERLPDAESHGGWWAIRNFDEITGDVVIEMAPNSFIFAQDTGMFTLGAPHTNSQEGPAPPEQLTAIRLSDTKIALKTGFDKYISVDYEKRVIGRSDAIGPREQWEPVFEDGKLALMGCNSCFMSCNEQDDIVASSSTAGPAEMMKIRSCAPLIKKKKDTTPAEDKGDISTCEVSYVKKFQSFQDHRLRVNETERGGLTKARTTGKLHEALLDRREKMKADRYCK, encoded by the exons ATGTCTGAATATAATTTTGTAAAGGGAGGAAAGCTGAAGCTTAAAGGCACCACTAGTGATCGTAAAAG caaaaaacacaagaaaaagCGGAAGAGGGAAGAAGAGAAAGATGAAAGACTTCCAGATGCTGAAAGTCATG GAGGCTGGTGGGCCATCAGGAACTTTGATGAGATTACCGGTGATGTTGTCATCGAGATGGCACCAAATTCTTTCATCTTTGCGCAGGATACCGGCATGTTTACCCTTGGGGCACCTCACACAAACT ctCAAGAGGGCCCAGCACCCCCAGAGCAGTTGACTGCCATCCGACTGTCAGACACAAAGATTGCTCTGAAAACAGGCTTTGATAAATACATTTCTGTGGATTACGAGAAGAGGGTGATTGGTCGCTCTGATGCCATTGGGCCAAGGGAGCAATGGGAACCGGTCTTCGAAGAT GGTAAATTGGCTTTGATGGGCTGCAACTCTTGTTTTATGTCTTGTAATGAGCAGGATGACATCGTGGCTTCAAGTAGCACAGCTGGACCAGCTGAGATGATGAAG ATCCGATCATGTGCTCCTCTAATCAAGAAGAAGAAAGATACTACACCAGCAGAAGATAAAGGAGACATCTCAACATGTGAAGTTAGCTATGT GAAAAAGTTCCAGAGTTTTCAGGATCACAGACTGCGGGTGAATGAGACTGAACGAGGCGGCCTGACCAAGGCAAGGACAACCGGTAAACTACATGAAGCATTACTTGATAG gAGGGAGAAAATGAAAGCTGACAGATACTGTAAATAA
- the LOC117293248 gene encoding PDZ domain-containing protein 8-like, protein MFFVVFVSVLFGAFCMLLMQMFLMFLYYKNQEVHPIQHRTQYEKAKIPENIDISSLLHKTESCNALNVLISFLFRELKDASFVRRWVVRKMNVEFEELLTTKAAGKILEQITVQDYCLGTSFPTIKSVTLMKCLQDDPKEVPEEIDVAAEIEYNGGLRVSVDVDLVFGTTAYVSVTVTKLKGRIRLQFSRNPYTHWSMSFYDEPEVEFEVESHFEGRSVPKLGSLIVSQLRKTLRKKHTLPNYKMRYQPFYVKPAPPHSSGDVYVHDAKITTGKMAVTVIECSRLSVSAAQKGLSEIYCTLSVNPDPWNQEDIVRRFPGETFEVELPKGGPRVGVTFRTGYHEYDVVIASINRDSPAGQTELKKGDLILAVEGIRVTSTKHAAKLIKQTKDRCLLRVQRPAQPIDMTQTDSHTTTDSGTQKNVEVVDAQLDDNDYEDFINVKMMQTLLVSADEVDLLPRAPTAPGGLQVPATDSPVLRRRTGSSDPTSAPVRRLSSSLDYSTLRNLSTAVDRENRLQSIKMLFKESMQAKPGPRKKQKQVKNPVISSLQGQGDADNQEVDPDKISLNSLASLPDETDMAGSSNTASVVTGSSASIGGGDQAATSEPANSEFSGYDDLYETSLVPAFDEPLWDETFTFEIDEYDRYLNVCVWNRIPLSSGTKDILIGYTCVPLMDVALQCLNTKAGEHLQLCKLHPPEQRAGATRLPGQSYLYQHSGFESRLCYGDVTLFFNHTPSGEQPPSQEDLDTTESLLKELQSKHKTLAEERWKTLNKTKGNKYTRPDELNLFPGLQHRFVGTHFSVPTRCDFCSKKVWTKYAFKCQICQLICHKKCSEKTQAQLPCDRTKVWRKPDQSSPQKDLKNLDPSPQTTPTTQRRGLSPQPSPNPSPVPSPHDSSQSSDEEEYDDINTAVRGLNRLKKDLRDLARAEGNRIDDTDAVFMTAARELGRELHVDLPIDERKEKLEAMVSKLQKEIDAEVDRQLQLSQEIQADQHRPQQRLSQQQLHQRQQQQQRHQRKTNSMSRSEERMQMLAVLMLHYCAGIQHCNEMPSPPPVEEQNGEVNDSCG, encoded by the exons ATGTTCTTTGTGGTGTTTGTGTCGGTGCTCTTCGGTGCTTTCTGCATGCTACTGATGCAGATGTTTTTGATGTTCCTGTACTACAAGAACCAAGAGGTCCACCCTATTCAACATCGCACACAGTATGAGAAGGCCAAGATTCCAGAg AACATTGACATCTCCTCCTTATTACACAAGACGGAATCCTGCAATGCCCTGAATGTCTTGATATCGTTCCTCTTCCGTGAACTGAAGGATGCCTCGTTTGTCCGTCGCTGGGTTGTCAGGAAGATGAACGTTGAGTTCGAGGAACTTCTGACCACCAAGGCAGCCGGGAAGATTCTGGAGCAGATAACT GTTCAAGATTATTGTCTTGGGACATCTTTTCCGACAATCAAATCTGTGACGTTGATGAAATGTCTTCAAGATGATCCGAAAGAAGTCCCTGAG gAAATTGATGTTGCAGCGGAAATAGAATACAACGGTGGTCTGAGGGTCTCAGTTGACGTGGATCTAGTGTTTGGAACAACTGCCTATGTGTCGGTCACTGTCACCAAACTCAAGGGTCGTATTCGACTTCAGTTTAGCAGAAACCCATACACACACTGGTCAATGTCTTTCTATGAT GAGCCCGAAGTAGAGTTTGAAGTGGAGAGTCATTTTGAAGGTCGTTCAGTACCGAAGCTTGGATCTTTAATTGTCAGTCAA CTCAGGAAAACATTGAGAAAGAAGCACACCCTTCCAAACTATAAGATGCGCTACCAGCCTTTCTACGTCAAGCCGGCGCCTCCTCATAGCAGTGGAGATGTCTACGTTCATGATGCCAAGATAACAACTGGCAAGATGGCGGTCACAGTGATTGAGTGCAGTAGGTTATCAGTATCAGCAGCGCAGAAGGGACTGTCGGAAATCTACTGCACCTTGTCAGTCA ACCCAGATCCGTGGAACCAAGAAGATATTGTCCGCCGCTTCCCGGGGGAAACATTTGAGGTGGAGTTGCCCAAAGGTGGCCCTCGAGTGGGCGTCACATTTAGGACTGGGTACCATGAGTATGACGTGGTCATTGCTTCCATCAATCGAGATTCGCCGGCTGGCCAAACTGAGCTCAAAAAG GGGGACCTTATTCTTGCAGTGGAAGGAATTCGAGTGACATCAACTAAACATGCCGCTAAGCTCATCAAACAAACCAAGGACAG GTGTCTATTAAGAGTGCAGCGTCCTGCCCAGCCCATTGATATGACCCAAACAGATAGCCACACAACCACAGACAGTGGCACACAGAAGAATGTTGAAGTGGTGGATGCACAGCTAGACGACAATGACTACGAAGATTTCATCAATGTGAAAATGATGCAGACTCTGTTGGTGAGTGCTGATGAGGTGGACCTCTTACCACGGGCACCCACTGCTCCAGGTGGTCTTCAAGTCCCAGCGACAGATTCTCCAGTACTCCGTCGTCGAACTGGCAGCTCTGATCCCACTTCTGCACCTGTTCGAAGACTTTCATCCAGTCTTGACTACTCCACCCTGAGGAATCTCTCCACAGCTGTGGATCGAGAAAACAGACTTCAGAGCATCAAGATGCTGTTTAAGGAATCTATGCAGGCCAAACCGGGTCCGAGGAAAAAACAGAAACAGGTCAAGAATCCAGTGATTTCCAGTTTGCAGGGACAGGGGGACGCAGACAATCAAGAGGTTGACCCTGACAAGATAAGTCTTAACAGCTTAGCATCTTTGCCTGATGAGACTGATATGGCGGGAAGTTCCAATACAGCATCTGTGGTGACTGGATCCTCTGCATCCATTGGTGGAGGGGACCAGGCAGCAACTTCTGAACCAGCAAACTCTGAGTTTTCAGGCTATGATGATTTATATGAAACATCTCTAGTTCCTGCTTTTGAC GAACCACTCTGGGACGAAACTTTCACTTTTGAGATTGACGAGTACGATCGTTATCTCAACGTATGTGTGTGGAATCGCATCCCGCTTTCCAGTGGAACTAAAGACATCTTGATTGGTTACACATGCGTACCGCTGATGGATGTGGCCTTACAGTGCCTCAACACCAAGGCTGGGGAACATCTACAGCTGTGTAAACTACATCCTCCGGAACAGAGGGCTGGGGCAAC TCGGTTACCTGGCCAGTCCTACTTGTACCAACACTCTGGTTTTGAGAGCCGGCTTTGCTACGGTGACGTCACCCTCTTCTTCAATCACACACCGTCTGGGGAACAACCTCCATCCCAGGAAGATCTAGACACGACCGAGTCTCTACTCAAAGAGCTCCAGAGTAAACACAAGACACTGGCAGAGGAAAGATGGAAGACACTCAATAAGACCAAAGgcaacaagtacacaaggccGGATGAACttaa TTTATTTCCAGGGTTACAGCATAGGTTTGTTGGAACTCATTTTTCAGTACCTACAAGATGTGATTTCTGCTCTAAAAAG gtttggACCAAATATGCTTTCAAATGTCAGATTTGTCAGTTGATTTGTCATAAGAAATGTTCAGAGAAGACGCAAGCTCAACTACCATGTGACAG AACCAAAGTGTGGCGGAAACCGGACCAGTCCTCCCCGCAGAAGGATCTGAAGAATCTAGACCCCTCCCCTCAGACAACGCCTACAACGCAGCGGCGGGGCTTATCCCCGCAGCCCTCCCCCAACCCCTCCCCGGTCCCGTCACCTCATGACTCCTCCCAGTCTTCGGACGAAGAGGAATACGATGATATCAACACGGCCGTCCGAGGTCTGAACCGACTGAAGAAGGATCTCAGAGACCTGGCTAGAGCTGAAGGCAACCGCATCGATGACACCGATGCTGTATTCATGACAGCTGCTAGAGAG CTCGGCCGGGAGTTGCATGTCGATCTTCCAATTGATGAGAGAAAGGAGAAACTGGAAGCAATG GTAAGTAAACTTCAGAAGGAGATAGACGCAGAGGTCGACCGTCAGCTGCAGTTGTCCCAAGAGATCCAAGCCGACCAGCACCGACCCCAGCAGCGCCTCAGCCAGCAGCAACTCCACCAGCgccaacagcagcagcagcgccATCAGCGCAAGACCAACAGCATGTCCCGTAGTGAAGAACGCATGCAGATGCTGGCTGTCCTGATGCTGCACTACTGCGCAGGCATACAGCACTGCAATGAGATGCCGTCGCCGCCGCCAGTGGAGGAGCAGAATGGAGAGGTGAATGACAGCTGTGGGTAA